Part of the Lotus japonicus ecotype B-129 chromosome 6, LjGifu_v1.2 genome, TGAGCTAAGGAAATCTATACAAAGCTGCATGGATATGCAGATGCAATTACAACAAGCCATGAACCAAGAGGTTCTCACAggtttgtgtttcatttcaTCAACCTTACCTGTGTTAAAGCTGAATATTTCTAGAAGATTAAACTTTTCTATTCTCATATTGATACATTTTGATGCTCACTATCTTCTCTATTTGTGTAAAATACTATTGCagttaaaaaagaagaaaagaagtttCATAACAGGGCCCCTAAAAAAGGAAACTGCTGCATTTGCTACGATATGAAAGTTGACTCAGTTTTATACAGGTAAATGCTTCTGAATGAAAAAACCTTGTTGGAAAATTTTTATTTCCATTATCATAGCAGAGTCAGTAGAACTGAACTCATGTTGTTACCAACTTTTTCACAGGTGTGGACACATGTGTACGTGTCTGAAGTGTGCCAATGAGTTGCAATGGAACAGTGGGAAATGCCCAATATGTCGAGCTAAAATAGTAGATGTTGTTCGTGTATACGTTGATGTTTAGTCCTGAAACATAGTGAACTGATATgacaacaatgtaacatcataCAGGGAGTATTGAGTTTCTCCTTTTTCACATATACTTTTCAAGTATATGATTTTTTTGAGGAGAAATTCAAATGACAAACTTCATTGTACATTTGATAGTTTTAAATCTAACCTTTTTTTTCCGGCTGATATGTTTTCGGTAGAACTCTCAGTAAGTCTTTTATATTACCAGGATTTACAAAAAAACTAACACAAGATTTATAGCAGCAGGGTGTGCTTTGTGACCAGTGGAATATGTTGCTTGAGgctaaaaagaaataaaaaaaacagaataTCAACAATAACTTTCATCACTTCCAGCAACTGGGATGtgttaaaaacaaagaaaacgaATCCAGAAGAATCTAATTTTAGAACAATAAACATAGGCTGTTTCAATAGGAGACTAGTAGACTGCATAGAACCCCAAACAAACCCTTCAAGTCCATGTGTGCTTAATGCTTCTTTAATTACAAGGAAGAAAACTGTGCAGCGTGCAGACTTGCAGAGGAGGGTGCATAGTACATCCTATGGTGGCCTGAAATTATACTGTTTATGTCTGCTGTACCCCCCTCTGTTTACTCATAGTATGTCTATCCAAAAACAAAACCTACTAAATGACGTTAGAAGAGGACCATATAACGGATGACATAACTACCAAGCAAGATATTATTGGTCATGAACAGTACAATTATGACTGTATTTTAAATGAATGGCTGCTCTCAAACAAAATGTCCAAGGAAATGGGATtggaaattcaataaaatattgGAACTTCCATTCTCAAATTAGATTTGCTggttttttataggcttcagaAAAAGTGGAAATGCACTCCACTCCAACAGATTTAGGGGAGTTATTATAAGGGTATATACATATTAACTGCATATTCAAGTTCAATATGCGAGGTATCATCCCTAAACATTGTCATAAATCATTACACTCAAGAATGTATGTCCATACATGAGGTACAGATAATGGGGTGACATTTATTCAAAAGTATTTGATTTTGCACTCTCTTGCAAGTTACAAACCCCGCTCTCAATGGTGACACTATGTTGGTGGCTCTATGTCAGCATTATGTTCCTCATTCCTCTATTTAGTGCATATTTCTTAAAAAGGAACCATGGTTCAATTCTCAGTCCGGTCAGTGTAGTTTTTCTCTAGCAGTATCTTTACCCTGACCATAGGTGCTATTCCTGATCCACAGAAATGACAATGCCAGCTCGCTTGGTACTATCAAGCTACCAAGAGTCCAAGATGCTATCTCAGAAAATAAGAATAGCTGCATCACAGTCAATAATTTCTTAAAATTCGGCAAACTACATCAATGCATCATTAAGTTCTTGTGGGGTGTGGCCATTCAATTAACATCCTAAGGAGAACAGGGAAATGCACTCAGGAGGAAAGAGTATCAGAGGTAGAATCCGTCCAAATGCTTATGTTTGTTCACACGAACAGAAGATATTTTTTCATGAGAACTGAAAGATAAGTAAAGTAATGTATCGAACATAAAACAGAGACATGTATCCCTCCAATCATCATAAAAACCCCCAAAGAGCAGAACATCCTTATCAGTTGAACAATGCTTAATTGCTTAGGACAACTGACCTATATCTAGACCAAACTACTATCTAAATGCATCAAGTTCATATAAGCTATAAGCATATGTGGCTTTCATGTCAACACAAAACATAAGAAAGTATACACACAGAAATTAAAGAAGCTAAACTTACTTTAAAAGGGAGAAGAGATGTTGCAGCCTGGTTTTGCATCAATGACATTAAATCTTTCTATCGCAGGAATGCAAGATACTGGAACGTAATTTATGTATTTGGTGGAAACCAATCCACATACAATTAAATGATCAATCCGATACTGGAACGTATTTACTCCAAAGAGAAATAGCCAAAGGCCACATAAGCTTGCGGCTGTGGTGATCCCAACTGTCTAAGAGGTGAGTGTGGTAGGATATTCAGCTTTAGCATGAGCAGACAAGACACCAAAATTTAGGTTTATGACAAACGTAGAGAGCATGAATTAGATAGAAGGCAAAGAGACCTTCTACGGTTCTACCAATAAATTAATTTCCTCAAAATACTCAACCAAGATGCCCCTTGGCCACTTTCAGATCCGCAGATAACCAGCACTGTGTCGTCGCCATTAGTTTTTCTATATCTATGTAAGAATAAGGGCATTATCATTACAAGCTAGCTAGTCCTCAATTTAAGACAAAGTTGCAACCAGAAATTCTAAAACTCTGCTGGGAAAAGCTACAAATCCCTTTCTTAAGAAACTACATACTAGATTTGTTTTCAGAAACCTTACTCTGTTCTTACAAATAAATATTCAATTTAACTTGCCCAGTGTAACATTATTTCCAGATTTGCACAGGTTAATGCTCATGAAATTCACAATTACAGTTTAATAAAGAAGGAACTACCTGATGCGGCAATGCTCATATAGGTATGACAACAGTATCGAGCAAGCTGCACAATCTCCTCCTCCAAATGAATTTGGCTAGCCAGTCTCAAGTCACACCCTATCAGCATGAGATCACTTGCACAGCACCAGGCAGGCATTAATTACATGATAATAACAATACAGAACGTCGGGTTCATAATATCAATTAACAAAACTTACCATCTGATGATCAAGATGAAAATCATGTCTAAAACAAGACAAAAGCTCAATTAACTAATTATAAAGTATTAACTCTATCATTGACTGCATTGAATATCAAAATACAAGGGTGCCActaggaaaagaaaagaaaaacagagaaTCAACATTGAACTCCATAATTACACTAATTACACCAATAATTGGATTGAAAATTGAAGATTCCAGAACAAATTCGTAAAGAAGATGATAAATAAGCAATAAACAGAAGGCTGCATTTGCATTTTGCAACCCAATAATAATGCAATTAACAGTGTACCGAAAGGTGgagaaaatcaaaacaaaaaccccacaaaaaaaattaagaagaaGAAATCAAACGAATTTATCTTATACCACTAAATACAATCCTATACAGCatagaacaacaacaacaacaaatgacTCCGAACCATGAACAACACCTTCTGAGAGCACATCATCCCGGAGCCCCGGCGGCGAAGAAAGGTGTGAAGGGCTGCCATCCAACCCCGGTGAAGTCTCCGGCGAATGCGCGTCCTCTTCGGGTGGAGGAGCACCGTCCTGAGGCGCGGTCCTGGAAGACACGATCGGATTCTTCCCGAAAATCTCTTTGGGTAGAAGGACCCTGGAGATGCCGAAAATGGAAACGGGTTTCTCATCGAAAACTGTTTGAGTGACGGAGGCCTGAACGATGCCGGAGTTGATTGCAAGGGAGCCGTTGAAGGCGGAGATGTTGAGGGTGTAGAATCCAGCACCCATGGCCTCGGTGGCGAGCGTGGGCTGCGATGGATTCGTGATGGATTGCAGCGACCCGAGAGGGTAATACGAATGGAGGACATGGAATCGGAGCACGACGGCCTTCTTGTCCGCCGGGAGTGACTGGAGGGAGATGGAGGCAGGGAGATCGGCGAAGGCGTCGTCGACGGGGACGAACAACGTGATCCCGGCGCCGCCCTCGTCGCTCTCGAACTCCTCCACGACGCCGGAGGCGGAGAGGAGGGACGCGACGACGTTGAAGTTGTGGCCGTCGATGAGGGCTTTGGTGATGTTGATGAAGGAAGTGGGCCCGGTCTCGGAGGCCATGAGGTCGAAGCCGCCGGGGATGAGGAGGGCATTGACGGAGAAAATGGTGACGTTGTAAGGGAGGGTTTTCACGAGGGAGAGAACGGTGGCGTTTGTGgcggcggaggaggaggaggatgggGTGGGGGGGTGGATCGAGACGAGGCCGGTGACGGGGTCGCAGGTGAGATTGACGGAGCCGAGGTTACCGGTGGCGCGGCCGGTGGTTTGGTAGAGGGTGGTGATGAGCTTGCCGGAGGGGGGGAGGGAGCGGAGGTCGGACCAGGAGAGATATTGTAGGAGGACGTGGTAGCGGAGGACGTCGGGGAGGGTGGAGGGGGTGAGCTGGTGGCGGGAGAGGCGGTCGTCGGAGGAGAGGACGGAGTTGGGGACGGCGAGGAGGGAGAGGGAGGAGCGGTGGGAGAGGTCGTCGGAGAGAGGGGCGATGAGGGCGGTGAATTGGGAGAATTCCGGGAAGGTGGAGAGGAGGGCGGTGATGTTGAATGAGAGGGAGGGTCGTGGGGATAGGACTAGGAAATAGAGGAAAGCGATGAGGGTAATTTGGGGAATGAAAATGGGAGAGTGAGTTGAAGGCATtgtgtggtggtggtgttgaagTGAAGTTCAATGGTGGTGGATCTGAACTCAACTCAATTGGAATTGAATTGAAGGAGATGAGTGGAGTGAAGTGAAGTGATTGGGTTGAGATTTTGGGATGAGTCTGTGTCTGTGTCTGTGTCTGTGTGATCTGTGAATCAATGATGATGAGATGGCCATCTTGGTGATGCAATGATGATGTGgactgtttttcttttttattttatctatatatatatataagatatCTGTTCGAGTTTTATGGATGAGAAAAACTTTACTAGGAGAGTTAGTCGCAATGTGATTTGGATGTTCACGGCTCGAATATAATTGTCTCGTATGAATGATACATGTGAAcacaggaaaaaaaatattccatgTTCCACTAGAGAACAGTGTTGCTCCCAACCCAACTTGGCTTAGTTGTGTTGCACTTGCACCTCTCTTTCAGCCTGAGAGAGAATATTTTGCAATTTGTCATATTGCTTACTATTGATGCTTTTCGAGGAAAATGTATTTATGATAACTACCCACCTCCTTCAACTTCAAGTATCTCATACCAAAGGATATTTTGTAATTTGGCTATAGTTGAAGTACTTAGAttagatggcatgaggagataaaaacaaaacaaaggaaGGTGTTTCATTTCATGTTTCCAAGCTCTGGTTTTGAGGAAAAGCATGATAGAGGTGAGTGAGAGGGCTCGGGGAAACTGAGATAAGAAGGGAGAGTGCTATGGAGAACTCCATGTACTAATAATATCATATATGAACCAACACTCTACTTGGTGGACAAGCAAGAGAGGAGGAAAGATGAGTAGAATGAAAAATATAGTAAATTTTGTAGGATGTTTTACTATTGTATAAGGAAATATGAGGTGAATTTAATTCGATTGAGATTTCATCCAACTATTAAAATTGCTTTATTATAGAAAGGAAATAAAACAAAGGGTAAAAAATGACAATTCAGGAAAAAATTGGTAAACTCGTGCACCCATTTCTTCATTGCTATGAGGGAAAGTCATAGGTTTCGCGTGTTAGATGCAAACTTTTATCTATCCCTAGCAACCAAATACGGTTAGCTATGCTCTCTCCGAACTTTCTCATACCTAGATCTTTCTTCGCTAAATTGACACAAACAAGTAAAGTGTAAATGATTGCTAGAAGTGTGTTTGAATTCCAACGAACACATTTCTTAGAttccaaagcaaaagaaattACAGGAATACAAAATTTGATGATGGCAAAACATAAAATGAAATTTTACTGTTAGGATTTCATCAATATGATAAAAGACAAAAATCAACATTTAATGAAGAATTTATATCTTAACTCATCAATAGCAAAATACAGAGATTTTTATAAGATAATGGAAGCATACTTGAACCAATGATGAGGTTGATGTTGAACTGAACTCATGACAAAATTGATAGTAAGTTAGTAACTATGGATGTTCGTATTTAGGTAGTGTTTGGTCCAACTTTTTTATAGTTTAAAAGTTACTTATAAGttaatgttaaaaaaaagaGCTTTAAAAATAATGCTAAAGTTGTTTGGTGGTTTTCATATTTTTACATCTTAAATGTAACATTTTAAGTTAAAAGTTGTTTGATCAATAATCAATATCTTTTCACATGTACTCATCTAAAAATTGTGTTTGGCACAACTTtaacttaaaagtaaaaaataagtcGGGTCAAACACTACCTTAGCtttattttagttttgtttGTATGACCGACAATCATGCTATTGATTTTCTTACAAGCAATGCttcgtcttttttttttttgtcaaagatgcaaaggttatcattcaaaatttgTCTAATTGCAAAATCACTTCTTGGAATGCTTCGTCTTTTGCGAGTTCAGTTTGAATTGATGAGCGCCCTTCACCACTTTGCAGTTTGCTCTTATGTTCTTTTCAATAAAATGGCTTGTGcgtcaaattttttttaaaaggtcCATTCCACCCCACTTAGCTCTAATGTAGGTGGGCTAAGGTAAATATGCTCAAATAGCCAAAAACAAAAAGCCAACGAGGCCAAAAACCAACATAGCCCTGTTAGACTAGCCCGTGGGTCTCAAAAGTTTTTaaaatcatcaaaaaaaaaaaattgaaactctTGTAATTTAACTTTTTAGAATATCGCTTAATATTaagtttaattattaaaatggAATAACTGTACTAAATTATtttgatatttatttttaattcaatttgcatccattaatttttgtttaaagTAGTCAATTCAATTAAGAATAAACATTCGGCATGGAAGCTGTTACATCGGACTAGACTAAGCCAAGCAATTCTTGAGGAAATTCCTCAAGCCAAACAACATCACCAAAATTAAAAGAGAGTTTAGTCAAAGCATCGGCGACACTATTCCCGGTACGCCTCacaaaagaaaacgaaaaaacaTCAAAAGTAGAAAACAAAACACGATAATCCAGAATCAAGGAAAGTACAACTATTTCATTAATCATTCTTAATTGaattcttttttcaatttctacTAACATccttcttttttcaatttttggtttagGAAAAGTACAACTATTTCATTAATCATAAGCTAAAATGTCTACAATCAGGCGTGAGCCACACGCATAAGTGGGACTATCCCACCACAAGTTATCAACATGAACATAAGCTAAGACttcaattatttgtttttttaaatgtcTAAATTCTTAggtaaagtttgagttaaaaaTCATCATAATCATATGTGAATCAAGTAAGATAAATggtgaaaatatgaaatttataaTCTACATATCTTAAATATTATTGATCCACCTATACAACCCtccatttttttaattactatTACAATACAAATTCTTTTTCATAattgattgtgattgtgatgATTAATAATCTACTGCAAAAGAACATGTTTTCCCAAGAGGGATGGCTTTTAAGTAATTCAATAATTGATTGCCCAACACTCAAACATTTAGCATGGTTATTTTagtaaaattgaaaattatttcTCTCAATTCAATACTAGCCCTTCATTTCATTGTATCGCTCTGAAACTAGTCACTCCTTACACACGAGGGTTGTTTCGTTCTACCACCGTCGCCATTCCATTCACCTCTTCCCGTTTCTCTGCCGTGGCTGAAACCAACGCCGGAGGAACCCTCAACTCTGCTGCAACGGTCTTCCTTCCGGTGATCAGCGCTTCCGTTTTCAGAAGAAGTAAGGATTGCAAGCTCGTTTAGCTTCACTGCAACACCAAACTGTATCGTtgattctcactcacaatcactCATACTTTGAGTTTCATTGCACAAATTTTGAACTATTGAACTGAAGGAGATAACAAATTGGTACCCGCAACTTTGAGCTGAAGCTTCAGGTAAACAAAATTCttagctaatttttttttattcttcctATATGTGATTGAGACTGAGAAATTTAGGTGCTGTCTGTGTGTTGGTTTTTCTCTGCAATGTAGTAGCTCTCGGCCTCGAATCCCTATGGAACTCGAGGGCTTCGCCGAGGTCATTGTGGCCGCACATCCCTCATATGTAGCGGGTGGAAGAagcaattaagaaaaaaaagctTGCAATGCCCTTTTGTTTGAGGTAAATTATCTTGTGCATTCTCATAgaactttctttcttttgattCTGAATTTATCTTCTAATATATGAAGAAAATTTTCATATATTGGCAGTGTAAACCGAAGCTGTGAAAATGACTAAGCTAAAACTAGTTTTAGAGTTGGTTTAAAGCTGGTTGAAACCTGTTCTAGGACCAGTTTAGAATTGGTTTTTGTTCTACATCCGTTTCAGAGATGATATTATTAATGTAGGCAAGCTTTAAGATTTGTTGATAGGGTAAACTTGTTCTATCCcatcatatgaaatatgctcaatacTGTTTAAACAAGTTTAATAACTGGTTTGGAGCTGCTAAACAGTTACAAAACCAGTGTTAGAACTGGTTTAAAATGGGTTCATAGAAGTAGTTTTACTTTGGTTTGGTtaggtttttaaaaaaatccaaaccATGCACACCCCAGTGAACTGTTGAGAACTAGTTATCTGCTAACAAATCTAATATGAAAAAGAAACACCATATACTTGTTCAATGTCCATGATAATCTAGAGTATTGTTCTTTTAATTGTTGTCTACGTGCTTTGCTAATATTCTATTGTTGCCTCTTCTTCAACAGTGGTGAAATTGCACCTtcgttatctgttgtttgtctGCAATGTTTCTTGCGCAGAAGTGGACTTGTTGGGTGTCTAGGTCATAAGAGAAACTTTCGTAGCAACACCAGTATGCATGCTTCTAATAACCCCTCTAGAAGATCCGGCTCTGTTGACAGTTTGTTGAAATACACGTCCAGCGAAACTTATCCGGTCCTTCAGGCTTCCAGCCTGCAACACTGGTTTAAAAACTGGCAAGAACTTAGGAAATACAAACTGACAGCTAGTACTTTTGCTGGTGCTATTGGATTTTGGCCGCGGCGAAGGGTTCAGCTGTGGCTAGAGAAGATTGGTGCTATTGAACCATTCCATGGAAACCTTGCCACCTGTTGGAGCAATATCAAAGAGGAGGAAGCACTTGAAAGATACAAACTCATAACTGGAAATACCGTGCTGTTTCCGGAATTTCAGGTCTATAGTGTAAAACCAGAGGACGATTGGCTTGCTGCTTCACCGGATGGTGTAGTGGTGTATGAGTTGCCTTCTTCTGGAGTCCTAGAGATAAAGTGTCCATATTTTAATGGCGACAAGAACAAAGCTTTCCCTTGGTCTCGAATTCCACTTTACTGTATTCCTCAAGCTCAGGGTTTAATGGAAATTCTAGGAACGGATTGGATGGATTTTTATGTTTGGACGCTTAATGGTAGTAGTCTATTCAGGTTATATCGTGATGCAGAGTATTGGGATGTAATGAAAACAGCACTATCTGATTTCTGGTTGAATCATGTCCTACCAGCCAGAGAGTTGTATAGTAGTAATGTCATAACAGATCCCCTTTATCAATTACGATCACTAAGACCAGCTCCGAGACATGAATTATGTAGTTATATTGTTTATAAAAGCAAACATATCGTTGATAATTCAAAGTTGTTGA contains:
- the LOC130722941 gene encoding fasciclin-like arabinogalactan protein 4 encodes the protein MPSTHSPIFIPQITLIAFLYFLVLSPRPSLSFNITALLSTFPEFSQFTALIAPLSDDLSHRSSLSLLAVPNSVLSSDDRLSRHQLTPSTLPDVLRYHVLLQYLSWSDLRSLPPSGKLITTLYQTTGRATGNLGSVNLTCDPVTGLVSIHPPTPSSSSSAATNATVLSLVKTLPYNVTIFSVNALLIPGGFDLMASETGPTSFINITKALIDGHNFNVVASLLSASGVVEEFESDEGGAGITLFVPVDDAFADLPASISLQSLPADKKAVVLRFHVLHSYYPLGSLQSITNPSQPTLATEAMGAGFYTLNISAFNGSLAINSGIVQASVTQTVFDEKPVSIFGISRVLLPKEIFGKNPIVSSRTAPQDGAPPPEEDAHSPETSPGLDGSPSHLSSPPGLRDDVLSEGVVHGSESFVVVVVLCCIGLYLVV
- the LOC130722942 gene encoding uncharacterized protein LOC130722942; this translates as MPFCLSGEIAPSLSVVCLQCFLRRSGLVGCLGHKRNFRSNTSMHASNNPSRRSGSVDSLLKYTSSETYPVLQASSLQHWFKNWQELRKYKLTASTFAGAIGFWPRRRVQLWLEKIGAIEPFHGNLATCWSNIKEEEALERYKLITGNTVLFPEFQVYSVKPEDDWLAASPDGVVVYELPSSGVLEIKCPYFNGDKNKAFPWSRIPLYCIPQAQGLMEILGTDWMDFYVWTLNGSSLFRLYRDAEYWDVMKTALSDFWLNHVLPARELYSSNVITDPLYQLRSLRPAPRHELCSYIVYKSKHIVDNSKLLMREINGKLQN